AGAGCCGCACCTTCACGTTGATTCTCTGGGCGATGGCCGCCACCCTGCTGTTCGGCCTCGTGCTCAATGTCCTCGTCGGCCGCTCGATCTCCCTGCCCCTGACCCGTCTTCAGCAGGCCATGCGGCGGCTGGCGGACGGCGACGCGGCGAGCGAGATTCCGTCCACCGACGCCACCGACGAGATCGGCGCCATGGCCCGCACGGTCCTGGTCTTCCGTGACAATGCCCGCGAACGCGAGCGGCTGACGCAGGAGCGCGAGGGCATGGCGGCCGTCGATGCCGAGCGGGCTCAGCGGATCTCCGATGCGGTCATGGCCTTCGACGCTTCGGTCGAGCAGATCCTCGCGGAGGTCCGGCAGGTCACGGGCGACCTCGCCAGGGCTTCCGGGCAGCTGGAGGGATCGGCCAATCACGTCACCCGGCAGGCCGAGATCGCGGGCGCCGCATCCACCCGCACGGCGCAGAACATGTCGGCCGTGGCGAGCGCGGCCGACGAGCTCGACGCGTCCCTCGCCGAGGTGGCGGCCCAAACCAATGCCTCCGCGCTGGCCTCCGAGCGTGCGGTGGCGGAAGCGCGCGGCGCGTCCGGCAGCATGTCGGTCCTGTCGACGGCGACCTCGCAGATCGGCGAGGTGGCGAACCTCATCCGCTCCATCGCGGCGCAGACCAACCTGCTGGCGCTGAACGCCACCATCGAGGCGGCCCGGGCCGGCGAGGCCGGCAAGGGCTTCGCCGTGGTGGCATCGGAGGTGAAGGACCTCGCCGGCCAGACGGCCCGGGCCACCGAGGAGATCGCCCGGCAGATCGAGGCCGTCCAGGCGGCCTCGCGCGAGACCCTGGTGGCGCTCGGCACCGTGCAGGCCTCCGTCGAGGATCTGGCCGGGGTCGTGTCCACGGTGGCCGGAACCGTCGGCCAGCAGACGGCGGCAGTGTCCGAGATCGCCCGATCCGTGGCCCAGGTGTCCACCGAAGCCCAGGCCGGCACCTCCGCCATCGAGACCACGCAGGGGGTCGCCTCCCAGTCGCTCGAAGCCGCCAGGGGCGTGGCCGACCTGTCGGTCCTGCTGGAGAGCCAGGCCCAGCGCCTCGGCGCCGAGATCGGCCAGTTCCTGCAGAGCGTCAGGGCGGCGTGAGCCTCCGGAGCGGCCGGGATCCTCAGGGCTTCCCGGCCATTTCCCAGACGAGCTGGACATTAGCCGTGTAGCGGATGGTCGCCGGCGGCACGATCGGGACCGATTCGGCGCCCTTGGCCATCGCCATGGACATGCGCATGTCGGGCTGCGGCTCGAAGGGCTGGGCGGAGCCGTCCCGGATCTCCAGCAGGCGGCCCAGCGAAACACCGGCGGCGGTGGCATAGACCTCCGCCTGGCGGCGGGCATCGCGCACGGCGGCTTCGCGGGCCTTGTCTCCGCCTTCTTCCTGCCTGTCGAGGCCGAAGGTGACGGCCTGGAAGGTCATGTCGCCGCTGGCCAGGATCTCGCCGGCGAGGCGCCCGACGCCGTCGAGATCGCGGGTGGTGATCCGCAGCTGATGGTTGGCCGAGAATTTCGGCGTCTTCGCCTCTTTGCCGTCCGGGCCGACCTGCTGCGGCGTCTGGAAGACCTGGAAGTTCGCGGTCCGGATGTCCTCCCGCTTGATGCCGAGCCCCTGGATGCGGGCGAGGACCCGCTCCGTCGCATTGTTGTTGGCGGAGGTGGCCTGCGCGACGGTGTCGGCCTGGGTTGCCACCGTCACGTGGATGCGGGCGAAGTCCGGCTTCAGCTCCGCCTCGCCCGTTCCCATGACGCTGATCGTCGGCTGGCGCGGCGTGGGCGTCTGGGCGAGCGCCGGGGCGGCGAGGCTCAAGGCCGCAAGGGCGGCGACGGCGGCAAGGCGCATGACGGAAAGTCCTTCTTCAATGGAAAAGCCCCGCCCATGGGCGAGGCTTCGAGGGCTGCGGGACAATGCCCGGGCGAACCTGAGCGGCGGATTAACGGCCGGTCTTCACCTTGGTCCAGAGGCGGGTGACGGTGCGCTGCGAGCGCTCGTCATAGGCCGTGTTGGTGAAGAGGCGCTTCATGGTGGCCTCGTCCGGATAGATGCCGGGATTGTCGAGGATCGCCTTGTCGATATGCTGCTTGGCCGCGAGGTTGCCGGACGCGTAGGACACGAAGTTCGAGTTCATGGCGGCGATCTCGGGCTTCATCATGAAATTGATGAATTCGTGCGCCTCGGCCACGTTCTTGGCATCCGCCGGGACCGCGAAGCTGTCGAACCACATCAGGGCGCCCTCGCGCGGGATGACGTAGCCGACCTCGACGCCGTTCTTGGCTTCCGCGGCGCGGTTCTTGGCCTGGATCATGTCGCCCGAATAGCCCACCGCCACGCAGATGTCGCCGTTGGCGAGCGCGTTGATGTATTCGGACGAGTGGAACTTCTGGATGTTGCCGCGGACGCGGAACAGGGCGTCGCCCGCCTTGTTCAGGTCCTCCGTGCGCTTGGAATCCGGATTGAGGCCGAGATAGGCCAGCACGCCGGGGAAGAGGTCCTCGGGGCTGTCGAGCATGTAGATGCCGCAGGCCTTCAGCTTGGAGGCGACCTCCGGCTTCAGCACCAGGTCCCAGGTGTTGAGCGGCATGTCGCCGAGGATCTCCTTCACCTTCTTCACGTTGAGGCCGATGCCGGTGGTGCCCCACATGTAGTTGACGGCATATTGGTTGCCCGGATCGAACACGGCGAGACGCTGCGTCACCTCCGGCCATTGATTGGCGAGGTTCGGCAGCTTCGCCTTGTCGAGCTTCTGGAACACCTTGGCGCCGATCAGCCGCTGCAGGAACGGGCCCGAGGGCACGACGATGTCGTAGCCAGACTTGCCGGCCAGAAGCTTGGTCTCGACGATCTCGTTGTTGTCGTAGGTGTCGTAGACCACCTTGATGCCGGTCTGTTTCGTAAACTCGTCCAGCGCCTTCGGGTCCACGTAATCGGACCAGTTATAGACGTTGACCACGCGCTCCTGGGCGGCGGCGGCGGTGACAAGGCCGAGGCCTAGGGCAACCGAAGCGAGAAGACGGAACATTTAGGGCGGCACTCCTCAAGTTAAGTGTGAACGGGGGCAGGCTAGGAAATTCTCGAGCAAGAAACAATGTCCAAGTTGTTGACAGGCCACATGGATTTTCAGGCCGCCTTTTTGATCGCCTTCGCGAGCCGCTCCAGCCCGGCATCGAGGGTCGAATCCTTCTTGGCGAAGCAGAAGCGCACCACGTTCTTCACCGCGCCCTCGGCATAGAAGGCCGAGACCGGGATCGCCGCGACGCCGTGCTCCATGACGAGGCGGCGGCAGAAGGCGACGTCGTCGGTCTCGCCTAGGGGCGCGATGTCGATGTTGACGAAATAGGTGCCCTGGCTCGGGATCACGTCGAAGCCCAGGGTCCGCAAACCTTCGGTGAAGCGGTCGCGGCTGCGGGCGAAATTCGTCCGCATGCCCTCGAAATAGCTGTCGTCCTTGGCGAGCCCATAGGCCACCGCGGCCTGCAGGTTCGGCGCCGTGGTGAAGGCGAGGAACTGGTGCGATTTCGCCAGCACCTTCATGATGTGCGGCGCGGCGGCCACGAATCCGACCTTCCAGCCCGTGAGGCTGAAGATCTTTCCGGCCGAGCCGATCTTCACAGAGCGGTCGCGCATGCCCTCCAGCCCCAGAACCGGCTGGTGCCTGCGGCCGTCGAAGACCACGTGCTCCCAGACCTCGTCCGAGATCGCGATGGCGTCGAACTTCCGGCAGAATTCCGCAAGCAGGTTCAGATCCTCGTTCGAGAACACGGTCGCGGTCGGGTTGAGCGGGTTGTTGAACACCACGGCCTTGGTCTTGGGCGAGAAGGCCTTCGCCAGCGCCTCTTCGGTCAGGCGGAAATGGGGCGGCTGCAGGGTGACGAATTTCGGCACGCCGCCGGCCAGCCGCACGAGCGGCAGATAGGCGTCGTACATGGGCTCGAACAGCACCACCTCGTCGCCCGGCTCCACGATACCGAGGATCGCGCCTGCGAGCGCCTCCGTCGCGCCGGACGTCACCATGACCTCGGAGTTCGCGTCGAGATCGACGCCCTGCCAATGCTTGTAATGGGCCGCGATGGCCGTGCGCAGCTCAGGGATGCCCATCATCGACGGGTACTGGTTGTAGCCGTTCAGCACCGCATCCGCCGCCGCCCGCCGCACGTCCTCGGGGCCGGGGTCGTCCGGAAAGCCCTGACCGAGATTGATCGCCCCGGTCTCCCGGGCAAGGCTCGACATGACTTCGAAAACGGTGGTGGGCAGGTTGGCGAACAGTCGATTCATGCCGCTCTCTCGTTGGTGGATTTCCCTAGCGTCGAGGTGTTTCGTATCACGGAGCGGGCGAAGATCGAACCGGCATTCTCTACCGACCAGCACCGTGGGGCCCGCAGCTTGCGCTGCGAGCCTTTCGGGTTCGAGGGTGGCGCGT
This region of Microvirga mediterraneensis genomic DNA includes:
- a CDS encoding methyl-accepting chemotaxis protein, with the translated sequence MSSLARLRRPSVRVRVATLSGVMVLGFAVIGAVFQAGRHEVDQALSAQQTYSALAEKANLFRGRADALKVTAGEWTASRLGHHGQAFMEQHKALAGQLDEMSAAAGAGLIEPEIAALKRHSTALIGQGTALNKLYVAIGIKPDEGAQGRLLRAEANLEKLVRPLTGSGETITWRIWAAMLGMFNQEARARILLEESILGAFEVEQGRFTRALAQFSGDPKDKAAIESASVTFQEAFHAWSELEQQVSGQGEKLMGQFDLLVPVLDQLLTKVRTEAHKTEEQLTASQSRTFTLILWAMAATLLFGLVLNVLVGRSISLPLTRLQQAMRRLADGDAASEIPSTDATDEIGAMARTVLVFRDNARERERLTQEREGMAAVDAERAQRISDAVMAFDASVEQILAEVRQVTGDLARASGQLEGSANHVTRQAEIAGAASTRTAQNMSAVASAADELDASLAEVAAQTNASALASERAVAEARGASGSMSVLSTATSQIGEVANLIRSIAAQTNLLALNATIEAARAGEAGKGFAVVASEVKDLAGQTARATEEIARQIEAVQAASRETLVALGTVQASVEDLAGVVSTVAGTVGQQTAAVSEIARSVAQVSTEAQAGTSAIETTQGVASQSLEAARGVADLSVLLESQAQRLGAEIGQFLQSVRAA
- a CDS encoding aminotransferase, giving the protein MNRLFANLPTTVFEVMSSLARETGAINLGQGFPDDPGPEDVRRAAADAVLNGYNQYPSMMGIPELRTAIAAHYKHWQGVDLDANSEVMVTSGATEALAGAILGIVEPGDEVVLFEPMYDAYLPLVRLAGGVPKFVTLQPPHFRLTEEALAKAFSPKTKAVVFNNPLNPTATVFSNEDLNLLAEFCRKFDAIAISDEVWEHVVFDGRRHQPVLGLEGMRDRSVKIGSAGKIFSLTGWKVGFVAAAPHIMKVLAKSHQFLAFTTAPNLQAAVAYGLAKDDSYFEGMRTNFARSRDRFTEGLRTLGFDVIPSQGTYFVNIDIAPLGETDDVAFCRRLVMEHGVAAIPVSAFYAEGAVKNVVRFCFAKKDSTLDAGLERLAKAIKKAA
- a CDS encoding polyamine ABC transporter substrate-binding protein — protein: MFRLLASVALGLGLVTAAAAQERVVNVYNWSDYVDPKALDEFTKQTGIKVVYDTYDNNEIVETKLLAGKSGYDIVVPSGPFLQRLIGAKVFQKLDKAKLPNLANQWPEVTQRLAVFDPGNQYAVNYMWGTTGIGLNVKKVKEILGDMPLNTWDLVLKPEVASKLKACGIYMLDSPEDLFPGVLAYLGLNPDSKRTEDLNKAGDALFRVRGNIQKFHSSEYINALANGDICVAVGYSGDMIQAKNRAAEAKNGVEVGYVIPREGALMWFDSFAVPADAKNVAEAHEFINFMMKPEIAAMNSNFVSYASGNLAAKQHIDKAILDNPGIYPDEATMKRLFTNTAYDERSQRTVTRLWTKVKTGR
- a CDS encoding SIMPL domain-containing protein, with protein sequence MRLAAVAALAALSLAAPALAQTPTPRQPTISVMGTGEAELKPDFARIHVTVATQADTVAQATSANNNATERVLARIQGLGIKREDIRTANFQVFQTPQQVGPDGKEAKTPKFSANHQLRITTRDLDGVGRLAGEILASGDMTFQAVTFGLDRQEEGGDKAREAAVRDARRQAEVYATAAGVSLGRLLEIRDGSAQPFEPQPDMRMSMAMAKGAESVPIVPPATIRYTANVQLVWEMAGKP